One Tolypothrix bouteillei VB521301 DNA window includes the following coding sequences:
- a CDS encoding FkbM family methyltransferase: MEFKKLTLPNNLECYYLGKEETEYIYSEIFTEQQYIRNGIAINEGNCIFDVGANIGLFSLFINKLQKKVKIYAFEPVREIFEILQANIRLHSVANISLFNYGLSSQNKADVLFTFYPNMAGNSTIKPIEKLEQRKVMTSLLNEEKVKYLFQSQLVKGEVKTLSSIVNDLNIRSIDLLKIDVEGEEYQVLQGINQSDWKKIKQVVIEVHAREGRLERIQEILTNNEFNVVVEKNSLVPDTLNTFNVYGVRP, encoded by the coding sequence ATGGAATTTAAAAAGTTAACTTTGCCCAATAATCTGGAATGTTATTATCTTGGTAAAGAAGAAACTGAATATATATATTCCGAAATTTTTACAGAACAGCAATATATTAGAAATGGTATTGCTATTAATGAAGGAAATTGTATTTTTGATGTTGGAGCTAATATAGGATTATTTTCTTTATTTATTAATAAACTGCAAAAGAAAGTAAAAATTTACGCATTTGAACCTGTAAGGGAGATATTTGAGATACTACAAGCTAATATTCGGTTGCACTCTGTAGCCAATATATCATTATTTAATTATGGATTAAGTTCACAAAATAAAGCAGATGTATTGTTTACATTTTATCCAAATATGGCTGGTAATTCAACAATAAAACCAATAGAAAAATTAGAACAACGAAAAGTTATGACTAGTCTCTTAAATGAGGAAAAAGTAAAATATCTGTTTCAAAGTCAGCTAGTTAAGGGTGAAGTTAAAACTTTATCTTCTATAGTTAATGATTTAAATATTAGGTCTATTGACTTATTAAAAATAGATGTAGAAGGTGAAGAATATCAAGTTTTACAAGGTATCAATCAGAGTGACTGGAAGAAAATAAAGCAAGTAGTTATTGAGGTGCATGCCCGAGAAGGCAGATTAGAGAGAATTCAAGAAATCCTTACTAACAATGAATTTAATGTTGTAGTTGAAAAAAATTCTTTAGTGCCCGATACGCTAAATACTTTTAATGTATATGGTGTACGTCCTTAA